GCTAAAAACCTATCGAGATCTTCAATGGTTAAGCAAGCTTCCTTTTCTGCTCGTTCTGCTCCATCTTCCTCTGCTTTTGAGATGTATCCTGGCAGAGCAGCTAAAACTTCTGTGTTGATTGTGTTGAAGAGCCGTTCAACGATACCGCCTTGGATCGGACGATCGCGCAGTTCACACTGAAATCCCAGTTTCTTACCAATCGCTTTGATGAGTTTTGATTTACTTAAATCCTTCCCGCCATCCGTGAAGAAATACTGTAACGGTGCTCCATAAATATCCCAAGGTTTCTTAAGTTCATACTCTGGTAGATACTGCTTGGGCAGCATCGCATGTCTCAGCGTCAAAGCGACTTCATGAGATCCAGGCTGTTTGTGCCATAGATGATAGCCGATTAAACAACTGGAGAAGGTATCAACTACTGTAGTGAGCCAGGGTCGCCAGCTCAGAAGCTTACCCTCTTTATCAACAATCCGAATATCGAGCTTGGTGTGATCACACTGAATGATTTGATTGCTGAAATCTGCTCGGAGTAATTTTCCATCCCTTGTCTCAACAGCCAGCCAAGAACCTGAACCCGGATTGCGGATTTTCTGTTTTCGTTTGTGGCGCTCGACAAGAGGTTTTAGAATTCTGTAAATCGTTGCTGGGTGAGGCCAATCGCCTTCTTCATGTCGCAGATCAATCACGGCATGGCGCTGTACTTCCCGTACCACATCAGCAGGTTTAAGCGGATGCTTATCTTTCAGGCTTTTCTCGTAAACCTCCCGGATGTAGCCTTGCCAATACTCATGGATGCGGTGGCTTCCTTTGTCAGCACGCTCAATCCCTGCTGTTTCGCGCAACCTATCCTCGTTGTATTGACTGAGCATCCGCTCAACTTGGCGAGTTGATATATCAAGAGTGTTAGCGATCGCCTGCTTCCGTTCAGCTTTCACCTTTCGATTGGGAGATTGGGCTAACCACTCAATGAGGCGAAAACGTAACTTGTGCGGATCTGATGATTCGATCAGGATTTTGGATGGATCAATGTCGAAGGCACTATCGCTTAACA
This genomic window from Trichocoleus sp. contains:
- a CDS encoding Mu transposase C-terminal domain-containing protein, whose product is MDESQTEFLQFDSVASDEVLLSDSAFDIDPSKILIESSDPHKLRFRLIEWLAQSPNRKVKAERKQAIANTLDISTRQVERMLSQYNEDRLRETAGIERADKGSHRIHEYWQGYIREVYEKSLKDKHPLKPADVVREVQRHAVIDLRHEEGDWPHPATIYRILKPLVERHKRKQKIRNPGSGSWLAVETRDGKLLRADFSNQIIQCDHTKLDIRIVDKEGKLLSWRPWLTTVVDTFSSCLIGYHLWHKQPGSHEVALTLRHAMLPKQYLPEYELKKPWDIYGAPLQYFFTDGGKDLSKSKLIKAIGKKLGFQCELRDRPIQGGIVERLFNTINTEVLAALPGYISKAEEDGAERAEKEACLTIEDLDRFLASYFCDDYNHQSYPKDPFDTRFERWFRGMGNKLPQPLNERDLDICLMKEEQRVVQAHGSVYFENLTYRCEELRSLKGEYVTLTYDPDHILTLYVYHQSTGDEIGEFIGYAHAINMDRQDLSLDELKQLNKIRSNAKREHSNYDALLALDQRQKLVEQRKQEKRERQRSEQKKLRGKSKQNSKVVELRKDRAGQSTSRAEPTELLPERISPEQLKPQPPLPSQTLEPAASASPTEERHKLVVPKNQTLKRIW